Genomic window (Pseudomonadota bacterium):
CCAAGAAGAAACGGCATCAAAGTACCGCCCCACTCGCGGGTCTCTCGGGTTATTTCCGTCCAAATAGCCCAACGTTCGCACTCGAGCATCATGATAGGCCGCGAAGGCGTTGTGAGAGCGCCGAATATAGGCGAGAACTACTTGTCTCCAACGGTCCTTGAAGGCTGCGCGAAGAGCGTTGTTCAGGAAATGATTGACTACCCAGTATGGGGCTTGAGGGAACTTGTCCGTCAGATCAGGAACAACCGCAGACCGGAACTCAGCGATACCGGGCGCGATGAGTTTGCTTAGAATCTCGGGGTTCCACTGCATGGCAATCTAACTACTATTCGACGGAGTGGGTAAACCTGCCAACAGTTGGCAAATCTGTATATCCAATTTCTATATATATGAAATCAGTGTGCATATCTAGAAATTAGGCAGGTAGGCCGCTCCCTGCAGGACGACTAGTACATTCGTACTAGTGCGCCCAACCGTGGCCGATACGAATCACCCATGCGGGCACTGCGGCAGGCTGACGGGATGTCTGCCTGCGCGGGAATGACAACCGGGGTGTGCTGCGTGTCTCTGCGTCACTCATGCTGCGCTGCGCCACCCTGCAGCGCTCGAGCTCCGCGCCATCCGTTGCGCCCTTCGCAATGCCCTTGCTGCAGGCGCGGCGGCATGACCCGTGGCGCATGCGTCCCGGCGTGTGGCGGGTTATGCAATCACGCCACTACCATTGCAATCCCAGCGCCCGCTTCCCCAGCACCGCGTCGTCGAACACCACCCGGGCCGGGCCGCCGGCCACGCCGTAGCAGACGTGCAGCGGCAGCAGGTGTTCCTCGCGCGGGTGGCAGTAGCGCGCGTGCGGCGCGTCCTCCCAGCCGGTCAGCCGCTGCGCGCGCCCGGCTTCGTCGAGTTCGTGCGAGGTACAGGTCTCGACCAGCCAGTCCTGGAAGGCCGCGTTGGCGGGATCCGGCGTGCCCGGCCGGGCGGCGAAGAAGGCGCGCAGGTTGTGGAAGGAAAAGCCGGAGCCGACCACCAGCACGTTGCGGGCGCGCAGTCCGGCCAGCGCGCGGCCGATGCGGATGTGCAGCGCGGGATCCAGGCCGCGCACCAGCGAAAGCTGTACGCAGGGGATGTCCGCAGCGGGATACATCAGCTTGAGCGGCACGAACAGGCCGTGGTCGAAGCCACGCGCGGCGTCCACCGCGGCGTCGATGCCGGCACCCGCCAGCAGCCCGCGGACGTCGCCCGCCAGCGCCGGGTCGCCCGGTGCCGGGTATGCGATGCGGTAGGATTCCGCGGGGAAGCCCGCGTAGTCGTAGATCAGCGCGGGCCGTGCCGCACCGGTCAGCGTGGGCACGGACGCCTCCCAGTGCGCGCTGATCAGCAGGCAGGCGTCCGGCCGGCCGAGATCGCGCCCGATGGCGCCCAGGAATTCGATCAGCGCGGCGTGGTGCGGCTCGCCCAGCAGCGGCCACGGGCCGCCGCCATGCGGCAGGAACAGGACCGGACTCAGCGCTGCCCGCCCCGGCATCGGCGCATCTCAGTCACACTTCGGGCCGAGGTAGCGGCCCGTCATGCGGCTGCGCTGTTCCATGTTCATGGTACCGATGGAGATCTTCATCACCATCTCGCCGGCGACGGTCCTGCCGCGCGACTCGAACCGCCCCTCGCCGGTCATGAACGGCACGCCCGTGCCGCCGTCGCATTCCATGGTCCAGGCCACGCGGTTGCCCTGCTCCTTCAGGTCCAGCAGCCGGCACTGCTCGACATTGGCCATCAGGCTGACGGGATCGTAGCTGGCCTGGTCCACACACTGGATGGTGGTCTCATCGAGCGGTTCGTTGGTCAGCGGGTTCACGCCCTTGAAGGCCATCTCCCACTTGCCCGGTTCCAGCGTGATCGCACCCGCCGGCAGCGCACAGGCCAGCAGCAGCGCACCCGGCAACAGCCGTCCCTTCGCATTCCTGTTCATTTCATCCTCCGCCTCAGTGTTTGCCGCCGAGCAGCTCGATCTGGTAGCCGTCCGGATCCTCGATGAACGCGATGATGGTGGTGCCCGCGTTCATCGGCCCGGCCTCGCGGATGACCTTGCCGCCGCGCCGGCGCAGGTCCTCCACTGCCCGGTAGACATCGTCGACCTCGATCGCGATGTGCCCGAAACCCTGGCCGAGATCGTAACGGTCGGTGTCCCAGTTGTAGGTCAGCTCGATCACCGTGCTGTCGCGCTCGTCGCCGTAGCCGACGAAGGCGAGCGTGAACTTGCCGTCCGGGTAGTCCTTCTGCCGCAGCAGCTTCATCCCCAGCACGTTGGTGTAGAAATCGATGGAGCGCTGCAGGTCACCGACCCGCAGCATGGTGTGTAGCAGTCGCATGTCTCAGCCTCCGCATAGCGGTTGGTTCAGCGTTCAGACGGCCGGCGCGGGCGCGGTCCGCTCCTGCAGACCCTGCATTGTCCTGCAGGCGCGCTGCGCGAGCCCGAACAGTTTCGGCCGAATCGTGCGCGGACACGGCCCGCGCCGCCAGGCCCGCACGGACCCAGGCGCGCTTGTCCGTGGCAGCGAGCGCGTCGTTCCCACCACGTTCAGCGGTATTTCCTGCGGTTGGCCGCGATGCGCATGCGCAGCGCGTTGAGCTTGATGAAGCCTTCCGCATCCTTCTGGTTGTAGGCGCCGGCATCGTCCTCGAAGGTGGCGATGCGCTCGTCGAACAGGCTGTCGGTGTCGGACTTGCGCCCGGCCAGGATGACGTTGCCCTTGTAGAGCTTGACCCGCACGG
Coding sequences:
- a CDS encoding class III extradiol ring-cleavage dioxygenase; the protein is MPGRAALSPVLFLPHGGGPWPLLGEPHHAALIEFLGAIGRDLGRPDACLLISAHWEASVPTLTGAARPALIYDYAGFPAESYRIAYPAPGDPALAGDVRGLLAGAGIDAAVDAARGFDHGLFVPLKLMYPAADIPCVQLSLVRGLDPALHIRIGRALAGLRARNVLVVGSGFSFHNLRAFFAARPGTPDPANAAFQDWLVETCTSHELDEAGRAQRLTGWEDAPHARYCHPREEHLLPLHVCYGVAGGPARVVFDDAVLGKRALGLQW
- a CDS encoding DUF3617 family protein is translated as MNRNAKGRLLPGALLLACALPAGAITLEPGKWEMAFKGVNPLTNEPLDETTIQCVDQASYDPVSLMANVEQCRLLDLKEQGNRVAWTMECDGGTGVPFMTGEGRFESRGRTVAGEMVMKISIGTMNMEQRSRMTGRYLGPKCD
- the gloA gene encoding lactoylglutathione lyase is translated as MRLLHTMLRVGDLQRSIDFYTNVLGMKLLRQKDYPDGKFTLAFVGYGDERDSTVIELTYNWDTDRYDLGQGFGHIAIEVDDVYRAVEDLRRRGGKVIREAGPMNAGTTIIAFIEDPDGYQIELLGGKH